One stretch of Pseudomonas fluorescens Q2-87 DNA includes these proteins:
- the gspI gene encoding type II secretion system minor pseudopilin GspI, translated as MRDTRRLAAGCQGFTLLEVMIALAIFATVAAAVLSASQFVLKQSAGLEDRLFGAWLADNQLSELRLQAATSPGQQLLDRHLDRRDWTLQQRIAPANDPRLLQVEIQVSRAGSPMVVHRTTGWIRNRHE; from the coding sequence ATGCGTGATACTCGCAGGCTGGCCGCCGGTTGCCAGGGGTTCACTTTGTTGGAGGTCATGATTGCCCTGGCGATATTCGCCACGGTGGCGGCGGCTGTGCTCTCGGCCAGCCAGTTCGTGCTCAAGCAAAGCGCCGGGCTCGAGGATCGCCTGTTCGGCGCCTGGCTGGCGGACAACCAGTTGAGCGAACTGCGCCTGCAAGCCGCTACGTCGCCAGGGCAACAGTTGCTGGACCGACACCTGGATCGTCGCGACTGGACCCTGCAACAGCGAATCGCGCCAGCCAATGACCCGCGTCTGCTCCAGGTCGAGATCCAGGTCAGCCGCGCCGGTAGCCCGATGGTCGTGCACCGCACCACCGGGTGGATCCGCAATCGCCATGAATAA
- the gspH gene encoding type II secretion system minor pseudopilin GspH has product MGRRCRGFTLLELMVVIVLIGVLASMVSLALGPSPARESRQQAEDFVRAVQQLRERAVLEGQEYGLRIQRGGYQAMRFEARDWTAVAAIYRLPENLTLGLEQDGHVVPLDDAQGPPQLLMLSSDEISPFRLFIRAFGQPVAQVSSDGLAEPSIDA; this is encoded by the coding sequence ATGGGCCGTCGTTGTCGGGGCTTTACCTTGCTGGAACTGATGGTCGTCATCGTTCTGATTGGCGTATTGGCGAGCATGGTCAGCCTCGCCCTCGGCCCGAGCCCGGCCCGTGAGTCCCGTCAGCAAGCCGAGGACTTCGTCCGTGCGGTGCAGCAATTGCGCGAACGAGCGGTGCTGGAGGGGCAGGAATATGGGCTGCGGATACAGCGTGGCGGCTATCAGGCCATGCGATTCGAGGCCAGGGATTGGACTGCCGTGGCGGCGATTTACCGGTTGCCCGAAAACCTGACCCTTGGGCTGGAGCAGGACGGTCACGTCGTGCCCCTCGATGATGCCCAGGGCCCGCCGCAATTGCTGATGCTCAGCAGTGATGAGATCAGCCCGTTCAGATTGTTCATCCGAGCCTTCGGCCAGCCGGTTGCGCAGGTGTCGAGTGATGGTTTGGCGGAGCCGTCGATCGATGCGTGA
- the gspG gene encoding type II secretion system major pseudopilin GspG, which translates to MKLQNNRPARRQRGFTLIEIMVVVVIIGVLGAIVVPQFMSRPDQAKATAARTDIQAIATALEMYRLDNFQYPSTQQGLEALSKRPSGTPAARNWNPHGYLKSLPIDPWGTPYQYLNPGHKSADGSYDLYSLGADGLPGGDGMAADIGNWAE; encoded by the coding sequence ATGAAACTTCAAAACAACCGACCTGCACGTCGCCAACGCGGCTTTACCCTGATCGAAATCATGGTGGTGGTGGTCATCATCGGCGTGCTGGGCGCCATTGTCGTGCCGCAGTTCATGAGCCGGCCCGACCAAGCCAAGGCCACGGCGGCGCGGACCGATATCCAGGCGATTGCCACGGCGCTGGAAATGTATCGCCTCGACAATTTCCAATATCCCTCGACCCAGCAAGGCCTGGAGGCGCTGAGCAAACGCCCGTCCGGCACGCCCGCGGCAAGAAACTGGAACCCCCATGGCTATTTGAAAAGCCTGCCGATCGACCCCTGGGGCACGCCTTACCAGTATCTCAATCCTGGCCACAAATCTGCCGATGGCAGCTATGACCTGTACTCGCTGGGCGCCGACGGCTTGCCGGGTGGGGATGGAATGGCAGCCGACATCGGCAATTGGGCCGAGTGA
- the gspF gene encoding type II secretion system inner membrane protein GspF produces the protein MPTFDYRAEDAQGRRCKGRLDADSPRHARQLLRERGLLPWELHEGGPQRALGAGHAGGRLNAADLALLTLQLSTLIQAGLPLEESLGAVAQQSQKRRIAHLLSAVRSRVMEGHALATALRTFPQAFPELFCATVAAGEQSGHLGQVLEQLATYTQARQASRQRIQLALVYPLILMLACVSIVAFLLGYVVPDVVKIFIDSGQPLPWLTQALIAVSDGLRRYGLLLLGALAGLIGLWRWSLRQTVWRLRWHRLLLRLPLLGDVLRAMEAARFASTLAILSKSAVPLVEALHIAAQVIGNLTIRARMADVARSVREGGTLTRGLELGGDIPPLMLHMIASGERAGELDRMLAKAAEQQEASLAARIALVVSLFEPAMLVLMGGVVLLIVMAILLPILSLNQLVN, from the coding sequence ATGCCGACCTTCGACTATCGGGCCGAAGACGCCCAAGGCCGGCGCTGCAAGGGGCGGCTGGACGCCGACAGCCCTCGCCATGCCCGGCAACTGTTGCGCGAGCGTGGCCTGCTGCCGTGGGAACTGCACGAAGGCGGGCCACAACGGGCCTTGGGGGCCGGTCATGCCGGAGGACGCCTGAATGCGGCGGACCTGGCGTTGCTCACGTTGCAACTTTCCACCTTGATCCAGGCCGGCCTGCCCCTTGAAGAATCACTTGGGGCCGTGGCCCAGCAGAGCCAGAAACGTCGTATTGCCCATCTCTTGTCGGCGGTGCGCAGCCGTGTGATGGAAGGCCATGCGTTGGCGACGGCACTGAGGACATTTCCCCAGGCGTTCCCCGAGCTGTTCTGCGCCACGGTTGCGGCGGGCGAACAATCCGGACACTTGGGCCAGGTGCTGGAACAGCTGGCGACCTACACCCAGGCACGCCAGGCATCGCGCCAGCGCATCCAATTGGCCCTGGTGTATCCGCTGATCCTGATGCTGGCCTGCGTCTCGATCGTCGCGTTCCTGCTGGGTTACGTGGTGCCGGATGTGGTGAAGATTTTCATCGACAGCGGCCAGCCCTTGCCCTGGCTGACCCAGGCATTGATCGCCGTGAGCGATGGGCTGCGCCGCTATGGACTGTTGTTGCTCGGGGCGCTGGCTGGGCTGATTGGGCTATGGCGCTGGAGCCTGCGCCAGACGGTGTGGCGCCTGCGCTGGCATCGCCTGCTGCTCAGGCTGCCCTTGTTGGGCGACGTACTGCGGGCGATGGAAGCGGCCCGGTTCGCCAGCACTCTGGCGATCCTGAGCAAAAGCGCCGTGCCGCTGGTGGAAGCCTTGCACATCGCCGCGCAGGTGATCGGCAACCTGACCATTCGCGCCCGCATGGCCGACGTCGCCCGTTCGGTCCGTGAAGGCGGGACCCTGACCCGTGGCCTGGAGCTGGGCGGCGATATCCCGCCGCTGATGCTGCACATGATCGCCAGCGGCGAACGGGCCGGCGAACTCGACCGCATGTTGGCCAAGGCTGCCGAACAACAGGAGGCCAGCCTCGCGGCGCGCATTGCGCTGGTGGTGAGCCTTTTCGAACCAGCCATGTTGGTCCTGATGGGTGGCGTGGTGCTGCTGATCGTCATGGCCATCCTGCTGCCTATCTTGAGCCTCAACCAATTGGTGAACTGA
- the gspE gene encoding type II secretion system ATPase GspE, which translates to MSESLPFGFARRQGVLLEGQGPTLSLVMRRDTPLSAVAEVTRLCGRDLPIQVLEPAQFAARLASVYRQGQSAAEQVAQGLDEELDLLSLADQIPQTTDLLEQQGDAPIIRLINALLSEAVREHASDVHLETFEQYLSVRMRIDGQLQEMLRPRRELANLLVSRIKVMARLDIAEKRVPQDGRMALRLAGHEVDVRVSTLPSAHGERVVLRLLDKQAGRLDLQRLGLPDDTLASLRQLLGKPHGIVLVTGPTGSGKTTSLYAALSSINDQTRNILTVEDPIEYHLPGIGQMPVNPKVDMTFARGLRAILRQDPDVVMVGEIRDRETAEIAVQASLTGHLVLSTLHTNTAVGAVTRLVDMGVDAYLLASSLAGIVAQRLLRTLCPFCKTPYVADAATCRRLGLETNAAPRLFKARGCEQCQKGYRGRFGIYELVTVSAALSQLIHQGATEQALALEARKSSRSLFQDGRQRVLEGLTSVDELLRITQED; encoded by the coding sequence GTGAGTGAGTCGTTGCCCTTTGGTTTTGCCAGGCGCCAGGGGGTGTTGCTGGAAGGCCAGGGGCCAACCTTGAGCCTGGTCATGCGCCGCGACACGCCCTTGAGCGCCGTCGCGGAAGTCACGCGCCTGTGTGGTCGGGATTTGCCCATCCAGGTCCTGGAGCCGGCGCAGTTCGCCGCGCGCCTGGCCAGCGTCTACCGCCAGGGCCAGAGCGCCGCCGAGCAGGTTGCCCAAGGCCTGGACGAGGAACTGGACCTGCTCAGCCTGGCCGACCAGATACCGCAGACAACCGACCTGTTGGAACAACAGGGCGATGCGCCGATCATCCGCCTGATCAATGCCCTGCTCAGCGAAGCGGTGCGCGAACACGCTTCGGACGTGCACCTGGAAACGTTCGAGCAATACCTCTCGGTGCGCATGCGCATCGACGGCCAGCTTCAGGAAATGCTCCGCCCTCGGCGGGAGTTGGCGAACCTGTTGGTGTCGCGGATCAAGGTCATGGCACGCCTGGATATCGCCGAGAAACGCGTGCCCCAGGACGGGCGAATGGCGTTGCGGTTGGCCGGCCATGAAGTCGATGTGCGTGTCTCCACCCTGCCTTCGGCCCATGGCGAGCGCGTGGTGTTGCGCCTGCTCGACAAGCAGGCCGGTCGCCTCGATCTACAGCGCCTGGGCCTGCCCGACGACACCCTGGCGAGCCTGCGCCAGTTGCTCGGCAAACCCCACGGCATCGTGCTGGTCACCGGCCCCACGGGCTCGGGAAAAACCACCAGCCTGTACGCGGCGCTGAGCAGCATCAACGATCAGACCCGCAACATCCTCACGGTCGAGGACCCGATCGAATATCACCTGCCGGGCATCGGCCAGATGCCGGTCAATCCCAAAGTCGACATGACGTTCGCCCGTGGCCTGCGGGCAATTCTGCGCCAGGACCCGGACGTGGTGATGGTCGGCGAAATACGCGACCGCGAGACCGCCGAAATCGCCGTCCAAGCTTCCCTGACCGGTCACTTGGTGCTCTCGACCCTGCACACCAACACCGCTGTTGGCGCGGTGACGCGGCTGGTGGACATGGGCGTGGATGCCTATCTGTTGGCGTCTTCCCTGGCCGGCATCGTCGCCCAGCGATTGCTGCGCACCCTGTGCCCGTTTTGCAAGACGCCCTATGTGGCTGATGCCGCCACGTGTCGGCGCCTGGGGCTTGAAACCAATGCCGCGCCACGGTTGTTCAAGGCCCGGGGCTGCGAGCAATGCCAGAAAGGTTATCGGGGACGCTTTGGCATCTATGAGCTGGTGACTGTGAGCGCTGCCCTGTCGCAATTGATCCATCAAGGCGCCACTGAGCAGGCGCTGGCCCTTGAGGCGCGCAAGAGCTCCCGCAGCCTGTTCCAGGACGGACGGCAACGGGTGCTGGAAGGCCTGACCAGTGTCGATGAACTGCTGCGCATCACCCAGGAGGATTAG
- the gspD gene encoding type II secretion system secretin GspD: MNSFIRGRLSRVLCCLAVACPLIFPGALRAEQAQWQLAMNNAELRDVVEEFSAILGKTVVLDPRVSGRITVMSREALDREGVRRLFYSVLDAHNFTVIDEGERILITPVSDAKTRAGNDAKSATPSQFVTRVLDLQSSIAADIAGLVRPLVSANGYVGPSVSSNALVVTDTAANVQRIAAVVQQLDAGRNRNHVVVRLQHAQAADIGPLMEASGGKREGDTAGLVIADVRSNRLVIIGAPAVRQRLVDLARTLDVPAVASQDNARVIRLRHSDAKQLAEVLETIGQDRKTAPTLAGQREKNPSSPFMIKADESQNALVLIAEPAQIRTIENIVRELDQPRAQVLIHAAIVEVSGDIAEALGVQWGLNSGSATGFVNFPGTDIPIIGGLKELDKTTEGALLRLGTDRFSALVTALASDTHSNLLSTPSLLTLDNQEAEIIVGQNVPFKTGSYATSGNGADNPFTTVERKDVGISLKVKPYINEGSTLRLEVQQEVSDIAPSVSGVASSDLITNKRALKSTILADDGEIIVIGGLIRDSVRTQQSGVPLLRSIPYLGALFRWNRDTQTKSNLMVFLRPTIVRSHADLAEVSQQRYDALRELSKPGSRKNNSLLLPRDARQLFEPSTPAADSRPQHSGDL; encoded by the coding sequence ATGAACAGTTTTATCCGGGGCCGCTTATCGCGTGTCCTGTGCTGCCTTGCCGTGGCTTGTCCATTGATATTCCCGGGTGCGCTGCGGGCTGAGCAAGCCCAATGGCAACTGGCGATGAACAACGCGGAATTGCGCGACGTGGTCGAGGAGTTCTCGGCGATCCTGGGCAAGACCGTGGTGCTCGATCCTCGGGTGTCAGGGCGCATTACCGTCATGTCCCGCGAGGCACTGGATCGCGAGGGCGTGCGCCGGTTGTTCTACTCGGTGCTCGATGCCCACAACTTCACCGTGATCGATGAAGGCGAGCGGATCCTGATCACTCCCGTCAGCGATGCCAAGACGCGCGCCGGTAACGATGCCAAAAGTGCCACGCCGTCGCAGTTCGTCACCCGAGTCCTCGACCTGCAATCGAGCATTGCCGCCGACATCGCCGGGCTGGTGCGGCCGTTGGTATCGGCCAATGGCTACGTCGGTCCCTCGGTTTCGTCCAACGCCTTGGTGGTCACCGACACGGCCGCCAACGTCCAGCGCATCGCCGCAGTGGTGCAGCAGTTGGACGCTGGCCGCAACCGCAACCATGTGGTGGTGCGCTTGCAGCACGCCCAGGCCGCGGACATCGGACCGCTCATGGAGGCCTCGGGTGGCAAGCGCGAGGGCGACACCGCAGGCCTGGTGATTGCCGACGTACGCAGCAACCGCCTGGTGATCATCGGCGCCCCGGCGGTGCGCCAGCGCCTGGTCGACCTCGCCCGGACCTTGGACGTCCCGGCGGTCGCCTCCCAGGACAACGCGCGGGTCATTCGCCTGCGCCACAGCGATGCCAAGCAATTGGCCGAGGTGCTGGAAACCATCGGACAGGATAGAAAAACCGCACCGACACTGGCTGGCCAACGGGAAAAGAATCCGTCGAGCCCATTCATGATCAAGGCTGACGAAAGCCAGAATGCCCTTGTGTTGATCGCCGAACCGGCCCAGATCCGCACCATCGAAAACATCGTCCGTGAGCTGGACCAGCCTCGGGCGCAGGTGCTCATCCATGCGGCAATCGTCGAGGTCTCCGGTGATATCGCCGAGGCGCTGGGCGTGCAGTGGGGGCTCAACAGCGGCAGCGCGACCGGGTTCGTCAATTTCCCCGGAACCGACATCCCCATCATCGGCGGGCTCAAGGAACTGGATAAAACCACGGAAGGCGCGCTGCTGCGGCTCGGCACAGACCGCTTCAGCGCGCTGGTGACGGCGCTGGCGAGCGATACCCACAGCAATCTGTTGTCGACCCCCAGCTTGCTGACCCTGGATAACCAAGAAGCGGAAATCATCGTCGGCCAGAACGTCCCGTTCAAGACCGGCTCCTACGCCACCAGCGGCAATGGTGCGGACAACCCCTTCACCACCGTGGAGCGCAAGGACGTCGGCATCAGCCTCAAGGTCAAGCCGTATATCAACGAAGGTTCCACCTTGCGTCTTGAAGTCCAGCAGGAAGTCTCGGACATCGCGCCGTCGGTTTCCGGCGTGGCCTCTTCGGACTTGATCACCAACAAGCGCGCCTTGAAGAGCACGATCCTGGCGGACGATGGCGAGATCATCGTGATCGGCGGCCTGATCCGCGACAGTGTCCGAACCCAGCAAAGCGGTGTGCCGCTGCTGCGCAGTATCCCTTACCTGGGCGCGCTGTTTCGCTGGAACCGCGACACCCAGACCAAAAGCAACCTGATGGTATTCCTGCGCCCGACCATCGTGCGCAGCCACGCGGACCTGGCCGAAGTGAGCCAGCAGCGCTACGACGCGCTGCGGGAATTGAGCAAGCCGGGCTCGCGCAAGAACAATTCGCTGCTGCTGCCCCGGGACGCCCGCCAGCTGTTCGAGCCGTCCACCCCGGCGGCCGATTCGCGTCCCCAGCACTCGGGTGACTTGTGA
- a CDS encoding type II secretion system protein N: protein MSTALLVLAPLLYGGFLAEQEWRYRQALARDMPVIADAPTVAVRELPNVQAVATVLGLVPESARAPSAEPITLQASFVVGEGLSRALLADATGSRMYQVGERLPGGSVLRRVEASHVTLWRNGREERLPLKPEAQAMLRRLGTEEGRPAMLASPQYLRPVAGQSERSNK, encoded by the coding sequence TTGTCAACGGCACTACTGGTGCTCGCCCCGCTGTTGTATGGGGGATTCCTGGCCGAGCAGGAGTGGCGATATCGCCAGGCATTGGCCCGTGATATGCCGGTGATTGCCGACGCACCGACCGTTGCGGTTCGCGAGCTGCCGAACGTGCAAGCGGTGGCGACGGTGCTCGGTCTGGTCCCTGAAAGTGCCCGCGCGCCCAGCGCCGAGCCGATCACCTTGCAGGCCAGTTTTGTCGTCGGCGAAGGCTTGTCGCGGGCGCTGCTGGCGGATGCCACGGGCTCGCGCATGTATCAGGTAGGCGAACGTTTGCCCGGTGGCAGCGTGCTGCGGCGGGTCGAGGCCAGTCATGTGACGTTGTGGCGCAACGGGCGCGAAGAGCGCTTGCCCTTGAAGCCAGAGGCCCAAGCCATGCTGCGCCGCTTGGGCACCGAAGAGGGACGCCCGGCAATGCTTGCTTCCCCGCAATACCTACGCCCGGTGGCCGGGCAATCAGAGCGATCGAATAAATGA
- a CDS encoding cytochrome b, protein MHSNYSRRRVLLHWLSAVIILWALVSGFYVAYLPVSAATEHWVGSLNVSLTTLFIPLFAWRAWLFVRAPRPCVSVLSSVQRLALAVHALIYLTIGVVLVTGVLMMKSPISIFGLVRIPQPLGDPSLIELANTAHVLSCVVLSILVALHLCAVAWHEYSGRRVVRRMTFAKPAGATTGRAQK, encoded by the coding sequence ATGCATTCCAATTATTCCAGGCGACGGGTGCTGCTGCATTGGCTGTCGGCCGTCATTATTTTATGGGCGCTGGTGTCCGGTTTTTACGTGGCTTACCTGCCGGTGTCGGCTGCGACCGAACATTGGGTCGGGTCGCTGAATGTGTCGCTGACAACGTTGTTCATTCCGTTGTTTGCGTGGCGAGCGTGGCTGTTTGTCCGCGCTCCAAGACCCTGTGTCAGTGTGCTTTCATCGGTTCAAAGGCTGGCCTTGGCGGTACACGCGCTGATCTACCTGACCATTGGCGTCGTGCTGGTGACCGGCGTGCTGATGATGAAAAGCCCCATCAGTATTTTTGGCCTTGTTCGAATACCCCAGCCGCTCGGCGACCCGTCGTTGATCGAATTGGCCAACACGGCCCACGTCCTGTCTTGCGTGGTGCTGTCGATACTCGTCGCGCTGCACCTCTGCGCGGTGGCCTGGCATGAGTATTCCGGGCGTAGGGTGGTGCGGCGAATGACCTTCGCCAAGCCCGCGGGCGCGACCACCGGGCGAGCGCAAAAGTGA